The sequence GACGAACGCGCGGCCACGGAGAAGGGTTCTGTCTCGATCGGGGAAGATGTGGCCCTCGAGGTCGAATCTCACGAAGGCGGTGCTGCTGCCCGACTCTTCCGGCATATTCCAATGCATGGCGATCGGGTCGAGCGACTGTTGCTCTGGGCTTTGGCGGTGCAGGTCAGACCACCCGTTTCCTTCCGGGCAGGCTTCATCACTCCCCGGTTGGACCTCATCTTCGAACCGGGGGCCGGAAGTGCCGACGGGTCCGATCCTTTTTTCGATGTGAGTTTTGAGAAGGCGTGCGCCGACGATCGCCTTCTCAGAAAAGCGAACCTGCCGAAGCGAAAAGACGTTACCGATTCGCTCCGGGCATTCCAACGGCACCTGGTCCGTTGTCTCATCCCTGAAGCCGCCCAGATTGCCGGACTCTTTCCTGCCGACGGGTCCATGCGCTGGTGGATCTATGGCCAGATCGCCAACGACCGGACGGGCCGGATTGCCCAGATGGCGAAGGTCTGCCCGGGGGTGCTGATCATGGCCCGAAAGATGGATTCTCTCGGCGATCACCGGCTCAACATCCTGCTCGAAAGCATCGTCAGGGGTGAACGGCTCGGGAAGGTCCTGGACACCACCGTCGAGTTCTGGCGGTTGATCACGGGAAACCGAGAGCCTGCGGAGAGGTGCCGGGACCAGCGCAGGCGCATCTCGGGGGCCGGTATCCGCATCTCGCCTTCCCTGCTCTGGCGCCTGCCGCATGGGGCCGTCGTTCCCGAGGACATCCCTTCCGATCCGATGGACAATCAGGCCTGGTATGACATCCAGTGCGAGTCATCGTTGAAAGCCGTAGAGCATCTCTCGCTCTCCGCGCGCACCTCCTTTCTCGCCTTCACCTCACGGCATGCCATCGACATTGCCAGGCTGGCCCGCGAGAAATGGCCGGAAGGAAATCAGGGGTATGCGCAGGAACGATTTCTGGGGAGTCTCACGGATTTCATACAGGCGACGGGGCGACAACCTGCCCGCTCCACCCGCCTGGATAAACTCGTCGAGGAGTGTGACCGGTGGCACCGGCGGATGGCCCATGAACTACCAGATTTCCTCCGTCGAGGCCGGGGTGAAGAGCCTCCCCTTCCGCCCGAATCCCCTC is a genomic window of Candidatus Ozemobacteraceae bacterium containing:
- a CDS encoding PcfJ domain-containing protein, whose translation is MKSFNTLLFRIDDERAATEKGSVSIGEDVALEVESHEGGAAARLFRHIPMHGDRVERLLLWALAVQVRPPVSFRAGFITPRLDLIFEPGAGSADGSDPFFDVSFEKACADDRLLRKANLPKRKDVTDSLRAFQRHLVRCLIPEAAQIAGLFPADGSMRWWIYGQIANDRTGRIAQMAKVCPGVLIMARKMDSLGDHRLNILLESIVRGERLGKVLDTTVEFWRLITGNREPAERCRDQRRRISGAGIRISPSLLWRLPHGAVVPEDIPSDPMDNQAWYDIQCESSLKAVEHLSLSARTSFLAFTSRHAIDIARLAREKWPEGNQGYAQERFLGSLTDFIQATGRQPARSTRLDKLVEECDRWHRRMAHELPDFLRRGRGEEPPLPPESPLDPGLFADLLVWRQGPDVIRFLRTAGDLVEESQRMQHCVRSYARKAAAGNCQLFHGELAGEPVTIEIADGNGRPVLRQVSGLRNKRPGEPTYRQVMTWFGDLTAAIQAGSSGVPPKLVGSFEKDASAIPVPRSIPA